In a genomic window of Thermoproteus tenax Kra 1:
- a CDS encoding DUF2153 family protein, which yields MSDVPATEPIMDYLESMMERLEQWVKEQQRIINDLEAHGKGMEVADRLTLLYSAQAMLGYIGRVLKDFESWLSNPLVTAIMPLDMLRRLESMLREVAVKFIQVDIEHTSEYRDLLAKYAKEGRVPEVMTLYIMQRSGGQGPEGGRRRGGQETPRFF from the coding sequence ATGTCGGATGTTCCTGCGACTGAGCCCATCATGGACTACTTGGAGAGCATGATGGAGCGGCTAGAGCAGTGGGTCAAAGAACAACAACGGATAATAAACGACCTTGAGGCTCACGGAAAGGGCATGGAGGTGGCCGACAGGCTTACCTTGCTCTACTCAGCACAAGCCATGCTGGGCTACATAGGCCGTGTCCTGAAGGACTTTGAGTCATGGCTCAGCAATCCGTTAGTCACAGCGATAATGCCGTTGGACATGCTCAGAAGGCTCGAGAGCATGCTCCGCGAAGTGGCAGTTAAGTTTATCCAAGTGGATATAGAGCATACATCAGAATATCGCGATCTACTGGCTAAATACGCCAAGGAGGGCAGAGTGCCAGAGGTCATGACCCTATATATAATGCAGAGGAGCGGCGGACAGGGGCCAGAAGGGGGCAGGAGGAGGGGAGGGCAAGAGACGCCTAGATTCTTCTAG
- a CDS encoding DUF2070 family protein, with product MSRVFEKAYSDLFREAPKLLSYILAVLILLAMVAKKAPVYLLAFAALYAFYFWTGHKVWSKVGVFQATSFSLGITALFDLLTQRPPLHYVLVAAVLASSVSMALRCDSKLYLIPIPAVSLYYFLQNDYALAGASLAYAMATPLVKTYLSSRVKGSDALCMLNSFLYSSVSVEGMFDHIFKPLGVKDTGKMHLYLMENNVDKYLVVVSEFHPGPFRGIGGGTLVERLVTRGLHEGLNVLFMHGVGGHERDPVSNEDVDKIVEGVFTAASSAEVRPVSEGYKPKKIEINDVKLTSFSLGIGPPLAIISRVRSASDDIPLEVAKRVETNGHVLVDAQNKFEGELRWTEEDVASLQEALLRASLDSCSHFAIGFGRHDTTYVDPLRLELGAGGIGAIISECDGIRSLLIIVDGNNIVSRLYEKIVEKYKGTFDVVEVVTTDTHASTRAGIGGGYKAVGSNIKHDDILKLIDRAVSSALRNMGKWRGTYRSVEVSVNVFGENFKRIRSLVESYRKLSIIMVIYLFVLPLAISLAL from the coding sequence ATGAGTCGCGTCTTTGAAAAGGCATATAGCGATCTATTCCGCGAGGCTCCGAAGCTTCTCTCCTACATCTTGGCCGTCCTCATCTTATTGGCCATGGTAGCGAAAAAGGCTCCTGTGTACCTATTGGCTTTCGCAGCACTGTACGCCTTCTATTTCTGGACCGGCCATAAAGTCTGGAGCAAAGTAGGCGTCTTCCAAGCCACGTCTTTCTCTCTGGGCATAACGGCGTTGTTCGACCTTCTGACTCAAAGGCCTCCGCTCCACTACGTATTGGTGGCAGCTGTCCTGGCCTCCTCAGTCTCCATGGCTTTGCGGTGCGATAGTAAGCTGTACCTGATCCCCATACCGGCGGTCTCCCTATATTACTTCCTCCAGAACGATTATGCGCTGGCCGGCGCATCGCTTGCATACGCCATGGCCACGCCGCTCGTAAAGACATATCTCTCGAGCAGAGTTAAGGGAAGTGATGCTCTGTGTATGCTTAACAGCTTCCTCTACTCATCGGTGTCTGTAGAGGGCATGTTCGACCACATCTTTAAGCCTCTTGGAGTAAAAGATACCGGAAAAATGCATCTATATCTTATGGAAAATAACGTAGACAAATATCTAGTTGTCGTATCAGAATTCCACCCTGGTCCCTTCAGAGGCATAGGAGGGGGGACTCTCGTGGAGAGACTAGTCACGAGAGGTCTCCACGAGGGCCTCAATGTCTTATTTATGCATGGAGTGGGGGGTCACGAGAGGGATCCCGTGTCTAACGAAGACGTAGATAAGATCGTAGAGGGAGTCTTTACTGCAGCCTCCTCGGCGGAGGTGCGCCCAGTCTCCGAGGGATACAAGCCCAAGAAAATAGAAATAAACGATGTAAAGCTTACGTCGTTCTCTCTTGGTATAGGTCCGCCGCTCGCGATAATTTCTAGGGTCAGATCGGCCTCAGACGATATTCCGCTGGAGGTTGCCAAGAGGGTTGAGACTAACGGTCATGTCTTAGTAGATGCCCAGAACAAGTTCGAGGGAGAACTACGCTGGACCGAGGAGGACGTCGCCTCACTACAAGAGGCCTTGTTGAGAGCCTCTCTTGACTCATGTTCCCACTTCGCCATAGGCTTCGGGAGACATGATACAACGTACGTAGATCCTCTCCGTCTGGAGTTGGGCGCAGGCGGCATTGGGGCTATTATAAGCGAGTGTGATGGCATACGTAGCCTTCTGATCATCGTCGACGGAAACAATATTGTTTCTAGGTTATACGAGAAGATCGTTGAAAAATACAAGGGAACTTTCGATGTCGTCGAGGTTGTCACGACAGACACCCACGCGTCAACGCGTGCGGGCATAGGCGGAGGTTATAAGGCCGTTGGATCAAACATAAAACATGATGATATACTCAAGCTCATAGATAGAGCTGTGAGCTCAGCGCTACGCAATATGGGCAAATGGCGGGGGACATATAGATCCGTCGAGGTCTCTGTGAACGTGTTCGGCGAGAATTTTAAACGAATAAGGAGCCTCGTTGAGAGCTATAGGAAGCTCAGTATTATTATGGTGATATATCTCTTCGTCCTCCCTCTAGCGATCTCCCTGGCATTATAG
- a CDS encoding B12-binding domain-containing radical SAM protein has translation MFDVVLTTDRGMMSNYHGKEFLGFGTTGPVFVKLPFGLSEWFHTFLFAPKIKTDKLGRPLQAPYGMRKIEAKLQDAGINAAIIDPDYVHRYLGKARVLMLSHHDYFGVNPPSSTWGVLLGKETLNAYLFRKFMEKIEQDIWAAKKANGLKVIVGGPSAWQWLYYPDLVQRWGIDTIFDGEGEKLVVDLVKEILDGKTPPRYIYVGANEAPSLDEISTIKGASINGLVEIGRGCPRGCAFCSVTLRPLRWYPLDKIEEELKVNVRSGVTDGILHADEVPLYGSSGVELNPRALIELHKLAKRYYRKVGWSHTTFVAVLLAEKKYDKLMSKIADIIEDEHQNWWGAQIGLETGSVRVARQIMPGKAAPYKIEQWHDIVEEAMAIMHELRLIPAITLIVGLPGEQPDDVIQTIELVERLRPYRSLIVPLFYVPMSHVKAEKSGWLDKMNLYPEHIDLLKAVARHSIYWARDIVNKFYFQGAQYAPIRFLVSYFINYVDKRLSKAEAEIEKYKEVLRARSQGRRLEVLRYV, from the coding sequence ATGTTCGACGTAGTCTTGACTACGGATAGGGGCATGATGAGCAACTATCATGGCAAGGAGTTTTTGGGCTTCGGAACCACTGGCCCTGTTTTTGTAAAACTTCCCTTTGGGCTATCGGAGTGGTTTCACACGTTCCTTTTTGCCCCGAAGATCAAGACGGATAAACTGGGCAGGCCTCTGCAGGCCCCCTACGGAATGAGAAAGATCGAGGCCAAGCTTCAAGACGCAGGCATAAACGCGGCGATAATAGACCCCGACTATGTCCATAGGTATCTGGGCAAGGCGCGCGTCTTGATGCTCAGCCATCACGACTACTTCGGCGTAAATCCGCCGTCTAGCACTTGGGGAGTCCTCTTGGGCAAGGAGACCCTCAACGCTTATCTCTTTAGAAAGTTCATGGAAAAAATAGAACAAGATATATGGGCCGCCAAGAAAGCCAACGGGCTTAAAGTGATAGTTGGAGGGCCCTCAGCCTGGCAGTGGCTATACTACCCCGATCTCGTCCAACGGTGGGGCATTGATACGATATTTGACGGAGAAGGAGAGAAGTTAGTCGTGGACCTTGTAAAAGAAATACTAGATGGCAAAACGCCGCCTAGATACATCTACGTTGGCGCAAACGAGGCGCCAAGTTTGGACGAGATCTCGACCATAAAGGGAGCGTCCATAAATGGTCTCGTCGAGATAGGTCGGGGTTGCCCCAGGGGTTGCGCCTTCTGCTCGGTCACTCTGAGACCACTGAGGTGGTATCCTCTCGACAAAATTGAGGAGGAGTTAAAGGTGAATGTAAGATCGGGCGTAACCGATGGTATTTTACACGCCGACGAGGTTCCACTATACGGCTCCTCCGGCGTCGAGCTGAACCCGAGGGCCCTAATTGAGCTACATAAATTAGCCAAGAGATACTACAGAAAAGTTGGATGGAGCCACACGACGTTTGTCGCAGTTCTATTGGCTGAGAAAAAGTACGATAAGTTGATGAGCAAGATCGCGGATATCATTGAGGATGAGCATCAGAATTGGTGGGGGGCACAGATAGGTCTCGAGACAGGCTCCGTGAGGGTCGCCAGGCAGATAATGCCCGGGAAGGCGGCCCCCTATAAGATCGAGCAGTGGCACGACATAGTAGAGGAGGCCATGGCCATAATGCATGAGCTAAGACTCATACCCGCTATTACACTCATAGTGGGGCTACCCGGCGAGCAGCCAGACGACGTCATCCAGACTATCGAGCTCGTGGAGAGACTAAGACCTTATAGATCTCTGATCGTACCTCTGTTCTATGTGCCCATGAGCCACGTAAAGGCTGAGAAATCCGGATGGCTCGACAAGATGAACCTCTACCCTGAGCACATAGATCTGCTGAAGGCCGTCGCCAGACACTCCATTTATTGGGCGCGCGACATAGTAAACAAGTTCTACTTCCAAGGTGCCCAGTATGCTCCAATAAGGTTCTTAGTTAGCTATTTTATAAATTACGTTGACAAGCGTCTGAGCAAGGCGGAGGCCGAGATCGAGAAATACAAAGAGGTTCTGAGGGCCAGGTCTCAGGGGAGGCGCCTAGAGGTCCTGCGATATGTCTAA
- the udg gene encoding type-4 uracil-DNA glycosylase yields the protein MDDRDIAKELWAIAQEVAACTKCRLHLMRKRAVPGEGSAERGIVIVGEAPGRREDEEGRPFVGAAGRLLTEILSKNGIERSRDVFITNVVKCRPPNNREPLEDEIKACLPYLVRQIKAIRPRLIIALGLYSARTLLSLANIKTPRLLEDVRGECFRGKIDDVETTICVTYHPAAALYNPRLRRSLEGDLGKFLGGPPDKGLLKYL from the coding sequence GTGGATGACCGGGATATTGCTAAGGAGCTTTGGGCAATAGCCCAAGAGGTCGCCGCTTGCACCAAGTGCAGGCTTCATTTGATGAGGAAGAGGGCCGTCCCCGGCGAGGGCTCTGCCGAAAGAGGCATTGTGATTGTGGGAGAGGCGCCGGGCAGACGTGAGGACGAGGAGGGGAGACCATTCGTGGGAGCCGCAGGGAGACTCCTCACAGAGATACTATCAAAGAATGGCATTGAGAGGTCGAGGGACGTCTTTATAACGAATGTTGTTAAGTGTAGGCCACCCAATAATCGAGAACCCCTTGAAGATGAAATAAAGGCATGTTTGCCCTATCTTGTACGACAGATAAAGGCGATAAGACCCCGTCTGATAATTGCCCTGGGCCTCTACAGCGCAAGGACGTTGCTCAGCTTGGCTAACATCAAGACGCCGAGACTGTTAGAGGATGTGAGGGGCGAGTGCTTCCGCGGCAAGATAGACGACGTAGAGACCACAATATGTGTGACCTATCACCCCGCCGCGGCCCTATATAATCCGAGGCTGAGGCGCAGCTTAGAGGGCGACTTGGGAAAGTTTCTGGGCGGGCCGCCCGATAAAGGGCTTTTAAAGTATCTCTAG
- the radA gene encoding DNA repair and recombination protein RadA → MPRARKKEETVAQDVEVAEEPVAVVERGADADVEELEGIGRVTGQKLKERGYYTVRDLAFASVKEIADIIGNEERAAQIIEAARSMLGLSNFISALEVYRRRVNIKRISTGVRSLDELLNGGVETSAVTEVAGEFGAGKTQFCHQLAVMVQLPEDKGGLSAKAIYIDTENTFRPERIAQIARARGLDPDQALKNIYYARAYSSDHQMILAEQARRIIKQDNVKLLVVDSIVAHFRAEFPGRENLAERQQKLNKHIADLLKIADAYDVAVVVTNQVMAQPDVFFGNPLKPAGGNVLAHGATYRIWLRKSKENIRIAKIFDSPYHPEREATFKITEEGLTD, encoded by the coding sequence GTGCCCAGAGCGCGGAAGAAAGAGGAGACAGTGGCACAGGATGTCGAGGTAGCGGAGGAGCCCGTCGCTGTTGTTGAGAGAGGCGCCGACGCCGATGTCGAGGAGCTGGAGGGCATCGGCAGAGTGACCGGCCAGAAGCTTAAGGAGAGGGGCTACTATACAGTGAGAGATTTGGCGTTCGCCTCCGTCAAAGAGATCGCCGATATTATAGGCAATGAGGAGAGGGCGGCGCAGATCATAGAGGCCGCCAGAAGCATGTTGGGACTGTCCAACTTTATATCGGCGCTCGAGGTATATAGGAGGAGGGTTAACATAAAGCGCATCTCAACTGGCGTGAGGTCGCTCGACGAGCTCCTCAACGGAGGAGTTGAGACCAGCGCCGTCACGGAGGTCGCTGGAGAGTTCGGGGCCGGGAAGACTCAGTTCTGCCACCAACTCGCCGTCATGGTCCAACTCCCCGAGGACAAGGGAGGACTCTCGGCCAAGGCCATATATATCGACACCGAAAATACTTTCCGCCCTGAGCGCATAGCCCAGATAGCGAGGGCCCGCGGCCTCGACCCCGATCAAGCGCTCAAGAACATATACTACGCTAGGGCCTACTCCTCGGATCACCAGATGATATTGGCCGAGCAGGCCCGCCGCATAATAAAACAGGACAACGTGAAGCTCCTCGTGGTCGACTCAATCGTGGCGCACTTCCGCGCCGAGTTTCCCGGGAGGGAGAACTTGGCCGAAAGGCAACAGAAGTTAAACAAGCACATAGCCGACCTCCTCAAGATAGCGGACGCCTATGATGTCGCCGTAGTGGTGACCAACCAAGTTATGGCCCAACCGGACGTCTTCTTCGGCAATCCGCTGAAGCCGGCGGGGGGCAACGTCTTGGCGCATGGCGCCACGTACCGCATATGGCTCCGCAAGAGTAAGGAAAACATTAGGATAGCCAAGATCTTCGATTCCCCCTATCACCCCGAGCGCGAGGCAACGTTCAAAATAACTGAGGAAGGGCTAACCGACTAA
- a CDS encoding ATP-grasp domain-containing protein yields METIVVAESQIPDEPTRDIILELKRRGIPQRYVPIQRLSIKIDSDGVYVETRRGPLRPDVVVIRGIGFLLDANTMIRRVTTLEILEGEGAVAINPVRSLLASRDKLKSLYILSRSKVPVPPTIVTEDLYYAYNAVKSLETVVIKPIQGSRGFGAMLFSDPDLAFQVMRTLLLTHNPLYVQKYVQKPNRDIRAIVVDGRVIGCMYRISNIWKTNIAQGARAEPCKPTPDLEDIAIRATRALGLVYSGVDIGETRDGYVVFEVNASPDWRGFKSSTGVNPAQYIVDYISNIKR; encoded by the coding sequence GTGGAGACTATTGTTGTAGCCGAGTCCCAGATTCCCGATGAGCCGACTCGCGATATAATTTTAGAGCTCAAGAGACGGGGGATCCCCCAGAGATATGTGCCCATACAGCGACTCTCAATAAAGATAGACTCCGATGGAGTGTACGTTGAGACAAGGAGGGGTCCGCTGAGGCCCGACGTAGTGGTGATACGAGGCATCGGGTTTCTATTAGATGCCAATACTATGATAAGGCGGGTCACTACACTTGAGATCCTGGAGGGAGAAGGGGCCGTTGCGATAAACCCCGTGAGAAGTCTGTTGGCGTCAAGAGATAAGCTGAAGAGCCTCTATATATTGAGCAGATCCAAGGTACCGGTGCCACCGACGATAGTGACCGAGGATCTCTACTACGCTTATAACGCTGTGAAATCTCTGGAGACTGTTGTGATCAAGCCAATACAGGGTAGTAGAGGCTTCGGGGCTATGCTCTTCTCGGACCCTGATCTGGCATTTCAAGTCATGAGGACGCTTCTGTTGACCCATAATCCGCTCTATGTGCAGAAGTACGTCCAGAAGCCCAACAGAGATATTAGGGCCATCGTAGTGGACGGACGCGTCATCGGGTGTATGTACAGAATATCCAACATATGGAAGACGAACATAGCACAGGGCGCCAGGGCGGAGCCCTGCAAGCCGACGCCGGACTTGGAGGATATAGCGATACGGGCCACTAGGGCGCTCGGCCTTGTGTACTCAGGCGTCGACATCGGCGAAACGAGGGATGGATACGTCGTGTTCGAGGTGAACGCCTCGCCTGACTGGCGAGGCTTTAAGTCGAGCACGGGAGTCAACCCGGCGCAGTACATAGTAGATTACATAAGCAATATCAAGAGATGA
- a CDS encoding class I SAM-dependent methyltransferase → MSLKSLLKNVIPEPYLSMVPSSFEIIGSRSGAIAIIEIPDELDAYKHEIAEAIKRMNKNITTVLRRRGPRSGPYRLYNYEVLIEGPTEVLHKEHGYYIKVDPTKVYFSSRDQTDRAEISEMVREGEKILYLFAGAGPYAVAIAKRKHVKWIYAVEINPWGFKYMIDNIKINKLDNIVPIRADVSLFCKNFYEKVNRIIMTLPLGAHKYLDLALACAEDGGFIHFYHTGPEEEPFREAEELLKSVCPYCVVINKRIVRDYAPHVYKVRIDVLLKRRAT, encoded by the coding sequence GTGTCTCTCAAGAGCTTGTTAAAGAACGTAATACCTGAGCCGTACCTCAGCATGGTCCCCTCCTCCTTCGAGATAATAGGGTCCAGGTCAGGTGCCATTGCTATAATAGAAATACCAGACGAACTAGACGCCTATAAACACGAGATAGCCGAGGCCATCAAGAGGATGAACAAGAACATAACCACGGTGCTGAGGAGGAGAGGACCCCGCTCTGGTCCCTACAGGCTCTACAACTACGAAGTATTAATTGAAGGCCCCACGGAGGTTCTCCATAAAGAGCACGGGTACTATATCAAGGTGGATCCCACTAAGGTGTACTTTTCGTCCAGAGATCAGACAGATCGGGCGGAGATCTCGGAGATGGTCCGCGAGGGCGAGAAGATATTGTACCTTTTCGCAGGTGCTGGGCCCTATGCGGTGGCCATAGCGAAGAGGAAACATGTGAAGTGGATATATGCTGTTGAGATCAATCCCTGGGGATTTAAATATATGATTGATAATATAAAAATAAATAAATTAGATAATATTGTACCTATTAGAGCTGATGTATCATTATTTTGTAAAAATTTTTATGAGAAAGTCAATAGAATTATTATGACATTGCCTTTAGGGGCCCACAAGTACTTGGACCTAGCGCTGGCATGCGCTGAGGACGGAGGCTTTATCCACTTCTATCACACAGGACCTGAAGAGGAGCCGTTCCGTGAGGCCGAAGAGCTCTTGAAATCAGTGTGTCCCTATTGCGTTGTGATCAACAAGAGGATCGTTAGAGATTATGCACCGCATGTGTATAAGGTGAGAATAGACGTTCTTCTGAAGAGGCGGGCGACTTAG